The following coding sequences lie in one Kribbella sp. NBC_00709 genomic window:
- a CDS encoding 6-phospho-beta-glucosidase, whose protein sequence is MKLTVVGGGSTYTPELVDGFARLRDTLPVSELVLVDPAADRLELVGGLARRIFAKQGHPGRVITTSDLDAGIEGADAVLLQLRVGGQAARNEDETWPLECGCVGQETTGAGGLAKALRTVPVVLDIAERVRRTNPDAWIIDFTNPVGIVTRALLSHGHKAVGLCNVAIGFQRRFAAMLGVTPEEVSLDHVGLNHLTWERAVRVNGEDMLPKLLAEHLDELSEDLILPADVVRELGVVPSYYLRYYYAHDAVVKELLTKPSRAAEVAALEKELLDMYADPKLDEKPALLEKRGGAYYSEAAVALASSLLNNTGDVQVVNTLNNGTFPFLADDAVIEVPATVGAEGTTPEPVAPLEPLYAGLVAHVTAYEDLALEAAVKGGSERVFKALLAHPLVGQIAIAQALTDKLLAHNKAYLPWAR, encoded by the coding sequence ATGAAACTCACAGTCGTTGGTGGCGGGTCCACCTACACGCCCGAGCTCGTCGACGGCTTTGCCCGGTTGCGGGACACGTTGCCAGTGTCGGAGCTGGTGCTCGTCGATCCGGCGGCGGACCGGCTTGAGCTGGTCGGCGGTCTGGCCCGCCGGATCTTCGCAAAACAAGGGCATCCGGGCCGCGTGATCACCACGTCCGACCTGGACGCGGGCATCGAGGGTGCGGACGCCGTACTGCTCCAGCTCCGCGTCGGTGGGCAGGCCGCGCGCAACGAGGACGAGACCTGGCCACTGGAGTGCGGTTGTGTCGGCCAGGAGACGACTGGTGCCGGTGGCCTCGCGAAAGCCCTGCGGACCGTGCCGGTAGTGCTGGACATTGCGGAGCGGGTACGGCGTACCAATCCGGACGCGTGGATCATCGACTTCACCAACCCGGTGGGCATCGTGACGCGTGCGCTGCTGTCGCACGGCCACAAGGCGGTCGGGCTGTGCAATGTGGCGATCGGGTTCCAGCGCCGGTTCGCAGCCATGCTCGGGGTCACACCGGAGGAGGTGTCGCTGGACCACGTGGGGTTGAACCACCTGACCTGGGAGCGCGCGGTCCGCGTCAACGGCGAGGACATGCTGCCCAAGCTGCTCGCCGAGCACCTCGACGAGCTGTCCGAGGACCTGATCCTGCCGGCGGACGTGGTGCGCGAGCTGGGCGTCGTACCGTCGTACTACCTGCGCTACTACTACGCGCACGACGCAGTGGTGAAGGAACTGCTCACCAAGCCGTCTCGGGCCGCTGAGGTCGCTGCACTCGAGAAGGAACTGCTGGACATGTACGCCGATCCGAAGCTCGACGAGAAGCCCGCACTGCTCGAGAAGCGCGGCGGCGCGTACTACTCCGAAGCAGCTGTCGCACTGGCGTCGTCACTGCTGAACAACACCGGTGACGTACAGGTGGTGAACACCCTGAACAACGGCACGTTCCCGTTCCTCGCTGACGATGCTGTCATCGAGGTGCCGGCCACTGTCGGCGCCGAGGGTACGACGCCGGAGCCGGTCGCCCCACTGGAACCCTTGTACGCCGGACTGGTCGCACACGTGACGGCGTACGAGGACCTGGCGCTGGAGGCCGCAGTGAAGGGCGGATCGGAGCGGGTGTTCAAGGCGCTGCTGGCGCATCCTTTGGTCGGGCAGATCGCCATCGCGCAGGCGCTGACCGACAAACTGCTCGCGCACAACAAGGCGTACCTCCCGTGGGCGCGCTAG
- a CDS encoding ROK family transcriptional regulator: MATTPGTPRLLRAMNDRAALDLLLSQGPLSRTTLGNLTGLSKPTASQLLARLEAAHLVRPSGTTAGRPGPNAQLYEINGGIAYVAGLDVTPTRIRAAVADLTGNVVGEYELATPGRSAKGTVDRVVKAIEGAAGEAGMNRERLHRVSIGTPGGFDPTTGRLRYATHLPGWHAPHLLEELAAAVAVPLEVENDVNLAAIAEQRVGHAREHDNFVLLWGEEGIGAAIVINGRLHRGATGGAGEVAFLPLPGTPLVRNVGRNNAGGFQELAGGEPVLELAREHGLKARTPEAAIAVALQTEGAGDAVLTEFAHRLAVGLAAIVAVVDPELIVLAGGVITAGGERLRGLVQDELADLAVPRPQLLMTAISTDPVLSGALQSALSTTRDEVFDTAGPPVT; this comes from the coding sequence ATGGCAACAACACCCGGAACGCCGCGCCTGCTGCGCGCGATGAACGACCGCGCCGCCCTGGATCTGCTGCTCAGCCAGGGGCCGCTCTCCCGTACGACGCTGGGCAACCTGACCGGTCTGTCCAAGCCGACCGCGTCGCAGCTGCTCGCCCGGCTGGAGGCAGCCCACCTGGTCCGCCCCAGCGGCACCACCGCGGGGCGCCCCGGCCCGAACGCGCAGCTGTACGAGATCAACGGCGGCATCGCGTACGTCGCGGGCCTCGACGTGACGCCGACGCGGATCCGGGCCGCGGTCGCGGACCTCACCGGCAACGTGGTCGGCGAGTACGAGCTGGCCACTCCCGGCCGCAGCGCCAAGGGCACGGTCGACCGGGTAGTGAAGGCGATCGAGGGTGCGGCCGGCGAGGCAGGGATGAACCGTGAACGCCTGCACCGGGTCTCGATCGGCACACCGGGTGGCTTCGACCCGACCACCGGCCGGCTGCGGTACGCGACGCACCTGCCCGGTTGGCATGCCCCGCATCTGCTCGAGGAGCTGGCCGCTGCGGTCGCCGTACCACTGGAGGTCGAGAACGACGTCAACCTGGCCGCGATCGCCGAGCAGCGCGTCGGCCATGCCCGCGAGCACGACAACTTCGTGCTGCTGTGGGGCGAGGAAGGCATCGGCGCCGCGATCGTGATCAACGGCAGGCTCCACCGCGGTGCGACCGGCGGCGCCGGCGAGGTCGCGTTCCTGCCACTGCCGGGTACACCGCTGGTCCGCAACGTCGGCCGGAACAACGCCGGTGGCTTCCAGGAGCTCGCCGGTGGCGAACCGGTCCTGGAGCTCGCCCGCGAACACGGCCTGAAAGCCCGTACGCCGGAAGCCGCGATCGCGGTCGCACTGCAGACCGAGGGCGCCGGCGACGCCGTACTCACGGAGTTCGCGCACCGGCTCGCCGTCGGTCTGGCTGCGATCGTGGCGGTCGTCGACCCGGAGCTGATCGTGCTGGCCGGCGGCGTCATCACCGCGGGCGGCGAACGCCTGCGCGGCCTCGTCCAGGACGAGCTCGCCGATCTCGCCGTACCCAGGCCGCAACTGCTGATGACCGCGATCAGCACCGACCCTGTGCTCTCCGGAGCCTTGCAGTCCGCCCTCAGCACGACCCGTGACGAGGTCTTCGACACCGCTGGTCCCCCTGTCACCTAG